The genomic window CCAGCAATCCGGTATCACCTAACCCGATAAATATCGCAAAACCTGAAATTAAAACGATACTCATAGATTTGATAGCATCTACAAAATTTCTTTTATGCGTTTTATCTCTACTAACTTTAAATTTAGACTTATCTTTGACAGCCTTTTTATTTACCGATATAACATGTACTTGCATACCGTTATTTTTACGAATTAAATCATAGACAACCGAGCCTAAAATCACATCTTTCCATTTAGGTCTTATAGACTTCCCAATAACAATATCTGTTGCACCTATCGAAACTGCATACTCAGTTATCGCTTCAGATATTTTATCACCAAGGATATGGTCGATATTATAACCAAGACTATTCGCTAATAACTTATAGCGTCTAATCAAGCCAAAACTTACTTTGCTAAGCGAGTCAGACCGCTGCACAAAAACAGCTATCAAACGAGCATTTAAAGTCGTGGCTAACTGCTTACCTTTGCGTAACAGCGTAGGTGTAGAATCATCATAACCACAGCATACAAGCACATACGGTGAGCTAGGAATTAAATTACCATTCTTATATAGCTTCTTGTATTGTTGTATATCCTGACCAACATGGTTTGCAGCCATTCTGAAAGTATAATCTCTTAAAATTGTAAGATTTGTGTATTGAAAATATTTCTCTAAAGCTCTATCAATAGCATCACTTTTATAAACCTTGCCTTGCCTTAGTCGTTTAATTAGCTCTTCCGGAGATACATCAACTACAACTAGCTCATCTGCTGATTGGATAAACTCATTTGGAACAATTTCATTAACTTCAGTTTGAGTAATTTGTGTAACTTCATAAGAGATACTAGCTATATGTTGAATATTTACAGCAGTATATACAGATATCCCTTCATCTAATAACTCTTCAATGTCTTGATAGCGTTTTTTATTTCTTGTACCGGAAATATTTGTGTGTGCAAGTTCATCAATGATGACAATATCTGGTTTACGCTGTTTTATAATATCAACATCTAATTCTTGAAAAGCACTACCACGATAGTCAACAGATTTAGTACTAATAACCTCTAAACCATCTATAAGAGATTCTGTCTCTACCCTACCATGGCTAACTATCAGTCCGATAACTACATCTTTATTATCTTTTTGTACAGTTTTAGCATTATTAAGCATGGCATAGCTTTTACCAACTCCAGGAGCATAGCCTAAAAATATTTTTAGCTTACCCTTGCTTGCTTCACCACTTTTGTTTGCTAAGTTTAATAAAGCATCTACTTTTTGCTTATTTTCCATACTCTTTTTTCTTATTTATGAATTAGCTTCATCAAATCCATGTTAAGTTCAAGAACATTAACAGTATCAGTGTTGAAGAGTCTATACCTAGTATTGCTTTTTATCAAACTGTATATTTTATTCGGTGCGATATTGTTTACTTTAGCAATATAGTCAGCTTGATAATATGCTGCATCAGCCGTTATATCAGGGTCAAGGCCACTTCCTGAAGCAAATACCAAATCTTCTGGTACTGGCTTGTTTTTACCATATTTTTGCTGTAATTTCTCAATCCTTTCTTTCACCAATTTCTCTTGCTCTGGATTATTGATGGCATAATTAGAGCCTCCACTAGCTTGAGCGTTATAGTCACTAGCTGATGGTCTTGACTGAAAAAGATTGCTCGGCATATGCTGACCAATCAGCTCTGAACCAATAGTTTTTCCATTTTCATTATACATAGACCCTGTAGCTTGATGATTAAAAAAAGTATATCCAACACCCATTGTTACAAATGGATAAACTAAACCTAAGGCTATTGTAAAAAATAACATTGCCCTTAATGATACAAATAAATTTCTCATTTTCTCTCTCCAACTAAACTAAATGTAGCATCGTAATACACATATCTATAAGCTTTATACCTATAAATGGAACTATAACCCCACCAAGCCCATAAACTAACATATTCTTTCTTAGTAATGCTTGTGCTGATGACACTACACTTTTAACACCTATCAATGCCATAGGTATCAAAAATATAATTATAAGAGCATTAAATATCACCGCTGAAAGTATTGCACTCTCTGATGAATGTAAGTGCATGATATTCAAAGCATTAAGACTAGGAAACGCCATCACAAACAATGCTGGTATAACCACAAAGTACTTTGCAATATCATTTGTAATACTAAATGTTGTCAAAGCTCCTCTTGTAACTAATATTTGCTTACCGATTTTGACAATCTCGATAATCTTCTTAGGGTCAGAATCAAGGTCAACCATATTACCGGCTTCTCTAGCCGCTGAAGTGCCCGATGCCATTGCAATACCTACATCTGCTTGGGCTAAAGCTGGGGCATCATTTGTACCATCACCACACATTGCTACAGTTTTGCCTTCTTTTTGAGCCTTAATTATAAAATCAAGTTTATCTTTAGGTGATGCTTGAGCGATATAATCATCAACGCCTGCCTCTGCTGCTATTGATGCTGCTGTTAGTGGGTTATCTCCTGTTATCATCACAGTCTCTACACCCATTTTTCGCAACTCTGCAAAACGCTCATTGATGTTTGGCTTTATAATATCTTTTAAATATATAACGCCTAACAATTTATTGTTTTGAGCTACCGCTAGTGGTGTACCACCTTGTTCAGAGATTGTCTCAACTATCTTCTGAAAAGTTGTTTGAATAGATGCACTTAATGAATCGCCTAAATATCCCTCTATAGCTGAAATAGCACCTTTTCTTATCAAAACATTATCGTAATCAATACCACTCATGCGAGTATAAGCAGAAAAAGGTATTATCTCGACACTATCTAAATCAACATCATTTTGAGAAAACTCAAAGCTTTGTTCAGCAAGCTTTACGATAGATTTACCTTCTGGAGTTTCATCAGATAATGAGCTAATCCATGCAGCATAAGCAAGCTCTTGTTCATCTATTGTACCAACCGGTATAAATTCAGTTGCAAACCTATTACCAAGGGTTATAGTTCCTGTTTTATCTAATAACAACAAATCTATACTTCCTGATGATTCAACAGCTCTACCAGATAATGCAACGATATTAAACTTTAACAATCTATCCATTCCTGAGATTCCTACCGCTGATAGTAAACCTGCGATAGTCGTTGGTATCAATGTCACAAATAATGCAATAAGCATAACTACAGATAGCATCGTATTACTATACATTGCCATACCATATAGTGAGCATACTGCAAATATAAATATCAAAGTTAAGCCTGATAACAATATAGTCAATGCAATCTCATTTGGCGACTTCATACGCTTAGCATTTTCAACTAAATCAATCATCTTATCTAAAAAGCTCTCACCAGGATTTGATGTAACTTTTACTTTTATGCTATCAGATACTACTTTTGTGCCAGCTGTGACAGCAGAGTTATCAGAGCCTGACTCTTTAACTACTGGTTCAGATTCACCTGTAATAGCAGACTCATCTATAGTAGCCATCCCCTCTACAACATCGCCATCACAGGGTACAAAGCAGTTAGTTTCCACTAAAACAACATCGCCTATTCTTAGACTTTCAGCATCTACTTTTGTAGTATTGCCATCAGAGTCTACTTTTATAGCTATTAGTTTTGATTTAGCTGCCTTTAAAGTATCTGCTTGAGCCTTACCCCTACCTTCAGCTATAGCTTCAGCAAAGTTTGCAAATAAAATTGTAAACCATAGCCATAATACTACCTGCAGAGTAAAACCAAAGTATTGCCCTGTAACTATCTGACCTATCAGATAAACAGAGCATAGTAATGTAACGACCTCAACACAAAACATCACAGGATTAGCAACCATTTGTTTTGGATTACATTTTGTAAATGATTTAAGTATTGCTGGAATAACTAATTCTTTAGACAGCATTGAAGATTTCTTATTCATATTATTCACCTATAAACCTATATGTAACTGATCTAAAATTGGACCTAAACTCAAAGCTGGAAATATTGTCAACCCGCCAACTATGAGTATTGTAAATAGTACTAATATGCTGAAAATAATACTTGTAGTATCCAGAGAGCTTACCTCTGAATAGCTTGAGCTTCTTTTTTTGACAACTAAAGATCCACAAACTTTAAGGATTGCATAAATAACGCCAAATCTACCGATAAGCATACTTAATCCAATAGTAGTATTTAGGTATGGAGTATTTGCAGATAATCCCGCAAATGCGCTACCGTTATTGTTAGACCCAGATATATAGGCATATAAAATTTCAGAAAAACCATGTGCTCCTGAGTTAAATACTGATTCTTTAACCCCAGGCACAACACACGCTAAGCCAGTAAATACAAGCACACAACATGGAGATACAAGTAATCCAATCATAACCCACTTCATATCTACGGTGTCTATGCGTTTACCTAAAAAGCTCGGAGCGCGACCAATCATTAATGAACCAACGAATACCGCTAACATTAAGAACATAAAGAAACCATATAATCCAGCACCAATACCACCGAATATAATCTCACCTAAAGCCATATTTATCATAGCCATCATACCACCAATAGGAGTATAGCTATCCATAACACTATTAACTCCTCCATCAGATGCAGAAGTTGAGACTGTGTTATATAGCGTAGAATTGAATATACCAAATCTAGCCTCTTTACCTTCCATATTTGAAAGGTGTCCTACCTGACCATAAGTATCTTGTAAATTTGAGTTGTGCGATAATCCCCAGCCATGTAGCTCAGATACTGTCATAATTAGAAGTGATGATACAAATAGCACTAGCATTATCATAAATATTGACCAGCCTTGTTTAGTATTACCAACCCACTTACCAAATGTATATGTCAATGCAGAAGCTATAGCAAATATCGACAACGCTTGAAGATAGTTTACAATCACAGTTGGATTCTCATAAGGATGAGCAGAGTTACCATTGAAGAATCCTCCGCCATTTGTGCCTAAAGATTTTATCGCTTCTT from Francisella adeliensis includes these protein-coding regions:
- the kdpB gene encoding potassium-transporting ATPase subunit KdpB; amino-acid sequence: MNKKSSMLSKELVIPAILKSFTKCNPKQMVANPVMFCVEVVTLLCSVYLIGQIVTGQYFGFTLQVVLWLWFTILFANFAEAIAEGRGKAQADTLKAAKSKLIAIKVDSDGNTTKVDAESLRIGDVVLVETNCFVPCDGDVVEGMATIDESAITGESEPVVKESGSDNSAVTAGTKVVSDSIKVKVTSNPGESFLDKMIDLVENAKRMKSPNEIALTILLSGLTLIFIFAVCSLYGMAMYSNTMLSVVMLIALFVTLIPTTIAGLLSAVGISGMDRLLKFNIVALSGRAVESSGSIDLLLLDKTGTITLGNRFATEFIPVGTIDEQELAYAAWISSLSDETPEGKSIVKLAEQSFEFSQNDVDLDSVEIIPFSAYTRMSGIDYDNVLIRKGAISAIEGYLGDSLSASIQTTFQKIVETISEQGGTPLAVAQNNKLLGVIYLKDIIKPNINERFAELRKMGVETVMITGDNPLTAASIAAEAGVDDYIAQASPKDKLDFIIKAQKEGKTVAMCGDGTNDAPALAQADVGIAMASGTSAAREAGNMVDLDSDPKKIIEIVKIGKQILVTRGALTTFSITNDIAKYFVVIPALFVMAFPSLNALNIMHLHSSESAILSAVIFNALIIIFLIPMALIGVKSVVSSAQALLRKNMLVYGLGGVIVPFIGIKLIDMCITMLHLV
- the kdpC gene encoding potassium-transporting ATPase subunit KdpC, with amino-acid sequence MRNLFVSLRAMLFFTIALGLVYPFVTMGVGYTFFNHQATGSMYNENGKTIGSELIGQHMPSNLFQSRPSASDYNAQASGGSNYAINNPEQEKLVKERIEKLQQKYGKNKPVPEDLVFASGSGLDPDITADAAYYQADYIAKVNNIAPNKIYSLIKSNTRYRLFNTDTVNVLELNMDLMKLIHK
- the kdpA gene encoding potassium-transporting ATPase subunit KdpA, encoding MIINFSLFIVFIFTLVIVTKVLGGYIFKIFNNKKTIIDWFAVPLENIYSKSIGVSLRKEQSAKAYFMSILMFSAVSFVFVMFILMSQYYLPFNPQHLEGMGFYQAFNTAASFVTNTNWQSYAGETSVSYFSQMTALCVQNFVSAAVGLSVAIALIRSIARHESTTVGNFWSDLSKSTFWILLPIAFILAVIYMSQGIPQNILEYVNAHTLNGATQIIPQGPIASQEAIKSLGTNGGGFFNGNSAHPYENPTVIVNYLQALSIFAIASALTYTFGKWVGNTKQGWSIFMIMLVLFVSSLLIMTVSELHGWGLSHNSNLQDTYGQVGHLSNMEGKEARFGIFNSTLYNTVSTSASDGGVNSVMDSYTPIGGMMAMINMALGEIIFGGIGAGLYGFFMFLMLAVFVGSLMIGRAPSFLGKRIDTVDMKWVMIGLLVSPCCVLVFTGLACVVPGVKESVFNSGAHGFSEILYAYISGSNNNGSAFAGLSANTPYLNTTIGLSMLIGRFGVIYAILKVCGSLVVKKRSSSYSEVSSLDTTSIIFSILVLFTILIVGGLTIFPALSLGPILDQLHIGL